One Setaria italica strain Yugu1 chromosome II, Setaria_italica_v2.0, whole genome shotgun sequence DNA segment encodes these proteins:
- the LOC101774534 gene encoding probable histone acetyltransferase type B catalytic subunit isoform X1, producing the protein MALKQKGTDAAAAADPKKRRRVGFSGIDAGVEANECMKVFLARNSDEVGSEDCTSIQPFDLNHFFGEDGKIYGYKNLKINVWISAISFHGYADISFDETSDGGKGITDLNTVLQSIFGESLVEKEEFMQTFSKECEYIRDVVTNGSAIKHNGTNESDPAVEIVRVELQGVAAFLYSRLVPLVLLLVEGSTPIDIGEHGWEMLLVVKRTTQESVSKFQLLGFAAVHNFYHYPESNRLRISQILVLPPHQGEGHGLRLLEAINSIAQSENIYDVTIEDPSDYLQYVRSSIDCLRLLTLDPIKPALSAMVSSLKETNLSKRTCSLKMVPPADLTETVRQKLKINKKQFLRCWEILIYLSLDSEDRKSMDNFRACIYDRTKGEILGGATGTNGKRLVQMSSSVNEEVSFAVYWTQEGGDADDQTVEQQPEDLKTQEQQLNELVDNQMEEIVGVAKNVSSRVLPVGPQAYCEFLR; encoded by the exons ATGGCGCTCAAGCAGAAGGGCacagacgccgccgccgccgccgaccccaagaagcgccgccgcgtcggcttCTCCGGCATCG ATGCTGGAGTCGAGGCAAATGAGTGTATGAAAGTGTTTCTGG CAAGAAACTCTGATGAGGTGGGCTCTGAAGACTGCACTTCTATTCAACCATTTGACCTAAACCATTTTTTTGGTGAAGATGGAAAGATATATGGTTACAAAAATCTTAAG ATAAATGTGTGGATAAGTGCAATATCATTCCATGGATATGCTGATATTTCATTTGACGAAACATCTGAT GGAGGAAAAGGAATAACTGATCTAAATACTGTTCTTCAG AGCATTTTTGGAGAAAGCTTGGTCGAAAAAGAGGAATTTATGCAAACCTTTTCAAAGGAATGCGAATACATCAG AGATGTGGTGACAAATGGTAGTGCCATAAAGCATAACGGCACAAATGAATCAGATCCAGCAGTTGAG ATTGTTCGAGTTGAACTCCAAGGTGTTGCTGCATTCCTTTATTCTCGCCTGGTGCCGCTTGTTCTGCTTCTAGTTGAAG GTTCCACGCCTATAGATATTGGGGAACATGGATGGGAAATGCTTCTGGTAGTAAAAAGGACAACACAAGAGTCCGTTTCAAAATTTCAACTGCTAGGTTTTGCAGCTGTGCATAATTTTTATCATTACCCTGAGAGCAATCGGTTGCGGATCAGCCAG aTACTGGTGTTGCCACCTCATCAGGGTGAAGGCCATGGCCTTCGTCTTCTTGAGGCAATCAATTCTATTGCACAATCTGAGAACATATATGACGTAACCATAGAAGACCCTTCAGATTATCTGCAGTATGTGCGTTCATCTATCGACTGCCTCCGTCTTCTCACACTTGATCCAATCAAACCAGCGCTCAGTGCTATGGTATCATCTCTGAAGGAGACCAACCTTTCAAAAAGGACTTGCAGCTTGAAGATGGTTCCGCCAGCTGACCTGACCGAGACTGTCCGGCAGAAGCTGAAGATCAACAAGAAACAGTTCCTGCGGTGCTGGGAAATTCTGATCTATCTAAGCCTTGATTCTGAGGACCGTAAGAGCATGGACAACTTCAGGGCCTGCATATATGACCGCACCAAGGGTGAAATCCTTGGCGGTGCCACTGGAACCAATGGGAAGCGTCTGGTGCAGATGTCAAGCAGTGTGAACGAGGAGGTGTCCTTTGCTGTGTACTGGACACAAGAGGGTGGGGATGCTGACGACCAGACAGTTGAGCAGCAACCAGAAGATCTCAAGACCCAGGAGCAGCAGCTTAATGAGCTTGTGGACAACCAAATGGAGGAGATTGTTGGGGTTGCGAAGAATGTTAGCTCGCGTG TACTTCCCGTTGGACCTCAAGCTTATTGTGAGTTTTTACGGTGA
- the LOC101774534 gene encoding probable histone acetyltransferase type B catalytic subunit isoform X2, with translation MALKQKGTDAAAAADPKKRRRVGFSGIDAGVEANECMKVFLARNSDEVGSEDCTSIQPFDLNHFFGEDGKIYGYKNLKINVWISAISFHGYADISFDETSDGGKGITDLNTVLQSIFGESLVEKEEFMQTFSKECEYIRDVVTNGSAIKHNGTNESDPAVEIVRVELQGVAAFLYSRLVPLVLLLVEGSTPIDIGEHGWEMLLVVKRTTQESVSKFQLLGFAAVHNFYHYPESNRLRISQILVLPPHQGEGHGLRLLEAINSIAQSENIYDVTIEDPSDYLQYVRSSIDCLRLLTLDPIKPALSAMVSSLKETNLSKRTCSLKMVPPADLTETVRQKLKINKKQFLRCWEILIYLSLDSEDRKSMDNFRACIYDRTKGEILGGATGTNGKRLVQMSSSVNEEVSFAVYWTQEGGDADDQTVEQQPEDLKTQEQQLNELVDNQMEEIVGVAKNVSSRGKDKLADLAAL, from the exons ATGGCGCTCAAGCAGAAGGGCacagacgccgccgccgccgccgaccccaagaagcgccgccgcgtcggcttCTCCGGCATCG ATGCTGGAGTCGAGGCAAATGAGTGTATGAAAGTGTTTCTGG CAAGAAACTCTGATGAGGTGGGCTCTGAAGACTGCACTTCTATTCAACCATTTGACCTAAACCATTTTTTTGGTGAAGATGGAAAGATATATGGTTACAAAAATCTTAAG ATAAATGTGTGGATAAGTGCAATATCATTCCATGGATATGCTGATATTTCATTTGACGAAACATCTGAT GGAGGAAAAGGAATAACTGATCTAAATACTGTTCTTCAG AGCATTTTTGGAGAAAGCTTGGTCGAAAAAGAGGAATTTATGCAAACCTTTTCAAAGGAATGCGAATACATCAG AGATGTGGTGACAAATGGTAGTGCCATAAAGCATAACGGCACAAATGAATCAGATCCAGCAGTTGAG ATTGTTCGAGTTGAACTCCAAGGTGTTGCTGCATTCCTTTATTCTCGCCTGGTGCCGCTTGTTCTGCTTCTAGTTGAAG GTTCCACGCCTATAGATATTGGGGAACATGGATGGGAAATGCTTCTGGTAGTAAAAAGGACAACACAAGAGTCCGTTTCAAAATTTCAACTGCTAGGTTTTGCAGCTGTGCATAATTTTTATCATTACCCTGAGAGCAATCGGTTGCGGATCAGCCAG aTACTGGTGTTGCCACCTCATCAGGGTGAAGGCCATGGCCTTCGTCTTCTTGAGGCAATCAATTCTATTGCACAATCTGAGAACATATATGACGTAACCATAGAAGACCCTTCAGATTATCTGCAGTATGTGCGTTCATCTATCGACTGCCTCCGTCTTCTCACACTTGATCCAATCAAACCAGCGCTCAGTGCTATGGTATCATCTCTGAAGGAGACCAACCTTTCAAAAAGGACTTGCAGCTTGAAGATGGTTCCGCCAGCTGACCTGACCGAGACTGTCCGGCAGAAGCTGAAGATCAACAAGAAACAGTTCCTGCGGTGCTGGGAAATTCTGATCTATCTAAGCCTTGATTCTGAGGACCGTAAGAGCATGGACAACTTCAGGGCCTGCATATATGACCGCACCAAGGGTGAAATCCTTGGCGGTGCCACTGGAACCAATGGGAAGCGTCTGGTGCAGATGTCAAGCAGTGTGAACGAGGAGGTGTCCTTTGCTGTGTACTGGACACAAGAGGGTGGGGATGCTGACGACCAGACAGTTGAGCAGCAACCAGAAGATCTCAAGACCCAGGAGCAGCAGCTTAATGAGCTTGTGGACAACCAAATGGAGGAGATTGTTGGGGTTGCGAAGAATGTTAGCTCGCGTGGTAAGGATAAACTGGCAGACCTGGCTGCTCTTTGA